The Pseudomonas benzenivorans region ATGGCTATGATCCCCGGGTCGAGGCGGATTAGACTGGCGTCTCACTGACAGGGAGGTCGATATGAAACAGGCGTTATTGATCGTGGATGTGCAGGCGGGACTGTTTCTCGCCGATCCGCCGCCGCACCAGGCCGAGGCGGTGCTGGAGCGGATCAACGACCTGGCCGGGCGGGCGCGAGCCGCGGCGGTGCCGGTGTTGTATATCCAGCACGATGGCGAGCCCGGCTCGCTGCTCGAGCCTGATAGCCTCGGTTGGCAATTGCATCCGGGACTGCAGCGCGGGGCGGGCGACTGGCTGGTGCACAAGACCGCCAGCGATGCCTTCCAGGGGACCGAGTTGGCCCCCCTGCTGCGGCGGCTGGGGGTGGAGGAGTTGTTCGTCAGCGGCTATGCCACCGAGTTCTGCATCGACACCCTGGTGCGCCGCGCGGCCAGCGAGGGCTTCGCCGTGCGCCTGGTCGGCGATGCCCACACCACCAAGGATCGGCCGGTGTTGTCGGCCGAGCAGATCATCGCGCACCACAATTGGCTGCTGGCCCAGCTGATCCAGCCGCAACGGCCGGTACAGGTGTTGTCGGCGCAGCAGGTGCAGTTCTCCGCTTGAGTGGTCGCGTTGTCGATAGACGGGAGGCGCAATGCGTAAGGTATGTCTGGCGGGCGTGCAGGTGCCGGCGATCGGCCAGGGCACCTGGCGCTGATCGATGCGGCGTGCCCTGCGCCGACCGGTAGACGTCCATAGGCCATGATCTGAATGACCAGGGTCGAGACCTCGGCCAGGTTGAACCCAGGAGTGCCAAGATGAGCCGCTTGTTGCTGCTGTTCTGTGTGCTGCTGGCCGGTTGCGCCGGCTATCGCTATGGCGAGGTCAGCCACGCCTATGTGGAGCCGGCGCCGGCGGTCGCGACCGTCGTGCGCGGCAGGCAGAACTGGCTGGAGGTTCCGGGTGCGCGCGTGCGCGTCGAGCTGAGTAATGAGGTCCAGCATAGTGAACACCAGGTGATGCTGTTCATCGTCCCGGTGATGTACGACCCCATCGACAAGCCGCTGTACCAGGCTGGGCAGGGCGCCCGGCTGCTGTTGGAAATCAGCCCGCTGGCCGGCGCCGCGAGCTTTCGCCCGGAGCAGGTGGCGCTGTCGATAGACGGCCACGAGCATCGCCCGGCCGGGGTGCAGCAGCAGGTGGTGTTCGACCCGGGCCGGTACCCGCTGGAGGGGGCGCGCGATGCCGAGGAGCGGGCGCCGGGGGGCCTCGACTACGCCCTGCAGCGCGCGGAACGCCATTACCAGTTCTGGCTGCGGTTCGACGCGCCCATGCCGGCACCGTCCCAGGACATCCGCCTGGACCTTTCCCGGGCCCTGCGCGTGCCTGGGCAGCCGCCCGTGCCGCTTATCCGTTTCCGGCCGGTGCCCTGGAAGCAGGGCTATACCTGATACCAGCGGCTTCACAGGTGCCCGACGAAGGCGCAGGATATTGCTCAGATTTTGTCGAGACTGAGCCATGAGCGGCATGACCCTGAGTGACGAGCAGATCCGTTTCATCGAGAGCGGCGTGTCGATCAGCCTGGCCTCGCGCGACGTGCGCCGGGTGCCTTCGGTGAGCAAGGGCGTGGGTTGCAAGGTGGCGGCGGACAAGCGCCAGGTGCGCGTGCTGGTCGATGCCGCCCAGGCCGGCCAATTGCTCGAGGATGTGGCCGCCAGCGGCGCCCTGGCGGCGGCGTTCTGCCTGCCCAGCAGCCATCGCACCCTGCAGCTCAAGGGCCGCGATGCCCGCGAGGTGCCGCTGGAGCCGGGCGATGCCGAACTGGCGGCGCGCCATCGCGAGGCCTTCGCCGCGGACCTGTTGCCGCTGGGCTACGCCTTGCCGTTCGCCCGCGCCACCCACGACTACCGGGGCGAGCGCCTGCGCGCCCTGTGCTTCACCCTGAGCGACCTGTTCGAGCAGACCCCCGGGCCCAATGCCGGTATGCGCCTGGAGCCGGCGCGGTGAGCAGCGGGCCGAGCCTGGACGCCATCCGCCCCTGCCTGGAGGGCGCGGTGCCGGCGGCGATCGCCACCTGCGACGCCGCCGGCACGCCGAACGTGACCCTGGTGTCCCAGGTGCACTACGTCGACCCCAGGCACGTGGCGCTGTCCTTCCAGTTTTTCAACAAGACCCGCGAGAACATCCTGAGCAATCCCCAGGCCACGGTGTTTCTCCTGCACCCGCAGACCAGCGCGCGCTACCGCCTGGCGCTGTTGTACCGGCGCACCGAGACCGAGGGGCCGCTGTTCGAGAGCATGAAGGCCAAGCTCGCCGGCATTGCTTCCGACTCCGGCATGAGCGGGGTGTTCCGCCTGCTCGGCGCGGATGTCTACCAGGTGCTGGACGTCGAGTATGTGCCGGGCGAGGAGGTGCCGCCGCCCCAGGATGCGCCCTGCCATATCGCCCGCCTGCGCCAGCTGAACCAGCGCCTGGCCGCCTGCACCGACCTGGCCGGCCTGCTGGAGCAGTGCCTGGACGGCCTGGCCGGCATCCTCGAGATGCCCCAGGCCATGATCCTGCTGCTCGACCCCCAGGGGCAGAAGCTCTACACCGTGGCCAGCCACGGCTATGACCAGTCCGGGGTGGGCTCGGAGTTTCCCGTCGGGCGCGGCATCATCGGCGTGGCGGCGCAATTCCGCACGCCGATCCGCATCGCCCACCTGGCTTCGGAATACGCCTACGGCCGGGCCATTCGCGAACACTTGGCCGAAGCGGCCCCGCTGGACCGCCTGGAGACGGAGATCGCCTTTCCGGGCCTGGCCGAGCCCCACAGCCAGCTGTCGGTGCCGATCCTCGCGGCCGGCCGCCTGCTCGGCGTGTTGCATGTGGAAAGCGCCGAGCCCCACCGGTTCGGCTATGACGAGGAGGACTGCCTGTTGAGTCTGGCCGGCCTGCTCGGCGCCTCCATCCTGGCCCTGCAGCAGACGCCCGAGGTGTCGCCCGAGGACGCCGGGGCGCCGCTGGCGCCCACGCCGCCGAGCGGGGCGCCTCTGGCGGTGCGCTACTATCCGGCCAACAGCAGCCTGTTCCTCGGCGACGACTATCTGATCAAGGGGGTGGCAGGCGCCATCTTCTGGCGCCTGTTGAACCTGCACCTCGGCGAGGGGCGCAGCGAGTTCAGCAACCGCGAGCTGCGGGTCGATCCGGCGCTGAAATTGCCGGAACTGGACGACAACCTGGAGGCGCGGCTGATCCTGTTGCAGCGCCGCCTGGCCGAGCGCAGCCGCGACATCGTGCTGGAGAAGTGCGGCCGCGGGCGCTTGCGCCTGCTGCTCCGGCGCCCGGTGTTGCTCCAGGAGATCGCCGCCGGCTGAGGCATCGCGCTCAGGTGCGTCGCCAGAGCAGGTTGCCGGCGAACAGCAACACCGCCAGCAGCATCACCACCGCGGAACTGCCGAGCACCGGGCCGGCCTGGGGCGTGCCGAGGATCACCAGGGCCAGGGCCCCCATCATCACCGGCAGCGTCAGGTTGTGCAGCCAGAACTGCAGGCTGGCCAGGCGGCTGGTCGCCGCCTTGGGAAAGTAGTGGTAGATGATGCCGATCAGGGCCAGGGTGACCCAGCCGAGCAGGTTCATGTGGGCGTGCACGGCCATCAGGCGGTGGTCGCCGCTCAGGCCCATGAACACGCCCAGGCCGACGGCCAGGCAGAAATAGACGATGGCGACATAGATCCAGCGACGGGAAAGGGGACTCATTGCATTGCTCCTCGTTGGGTTTGGTAGTGGGCGGCGTGTCGGCTCAGGCCGACAGGTCCGCCGGCTCGACCGGCCGGGTCAGCCCCAGCGCGGCATCGAGATGGGCAGGGTGTTGCGCTGTCAGCTGCGGGCGCAGCGCTTGCAGCCCGTCCCGCTCGGCGAGCATGGCGCGGGCTTCGTCGCAGTCCTGCCCGCCGCAGCGGCCGATCGGGTAAAGGGTATGCAGCAGGTGGGCACGCAGCCCCTTGTGGATCGGCGCATGGATATCGAAGCGGGCGGCGGTGGCGGACATCGACTGACTCCTCGAGGGTGTGAGGAGCCCATGCTAGAAGGCGGCGTATCGCGACATTGCGAAATAACCCCTAGGCAATCCCTAAAACTTCCCTAAGGGCGCGGGGAATCGTGCAGCCGTTCCGACGAAGCGAGCGGGCAGGCGGCATGGGATCCGTGTGGCGACGGGCGGTGCAGGGAGGCAGGACGGTGGGCGTCAGGGCGCCAGAGCTAAGCGGCCGGCACCCAGGGCTGGGGGGCGAGAATCGCGGTCACAGCGGTGAGCAGCCGCGGGGCAGGTTGTCGCGGCGACCTCGCCGGGTGCCAGGGGCTGGCGGTGCAGCCCGCTGGCATTCGACGGTGGCTTTAGCTGGCGCCTCAAGCATCCATGCCTGGCGGCCATTCGGTGTGTTGCGGCAGGTCGTCGGTGATCTCGTGCCAGATGGCCTTGGAGCCTACGAAGATGTGCTCCCGGGGCCGTGCGCCGGGGTCACCATCGACGGTGGCCAGGACGATTTCCGACACCCTGCCGGCATGGCCGCTCGCCAGCGACGCGCCGCATTTGCGGCAGAAGCAGCGATATCTGTCGGGTGAGGACGGGTAGCTTTCGATGCAGTCCTGCCCCGCCGTCCAGCGGAACTGCTCGGGGTCGATGATGCCCCA contains the following coding sequences:
- a CDS encoding cysteine hydrolase family protein codes for the protein MKQALLIVDVQAGLFLADPPPHQAEAVLERINDLAGRARAAAVPVLYIQHDGEPGSLLEPDSLGWQLHPGLQRGAGDWLVHKTASDAFQGTELAPLLRRLGVEELFVSGYATEFCIDTLVRRAASEGFAVRLVGDAHTTKDRPVLSAEQIIAHHNWLLAQLIQPQRPVQVLSAQQVQFSA
- a CDS encoding GAF domain-containing protein — its product is MSSGPSLDAIRPCLEGAVPAAIATCDAAGTPNVTLVSQVHYVDPRHVALSFQFFNKTRENILSNPQATVFLLHPQTSARYRLALLYRRTETEGPLFESMKAKLAGIASDSGMSGVFRLLGADVYQVLDVEYVPGEEVPPPQDAPCHIARLRQLNQRLAACTDLAGLLEQCLDGLAGILEMPQAMILLLDPQGQKLYTVASHGYDQSGVGSEFPVGRGIIGVAAQFRTPIRIAHLASEYAYGRAIREHLAEAAPLDRLETEIAFPGLAEPHSQLSVPILAAGRLLGVLHVESAEPHRFGYDEEDCLLSLAGLLGASILALQQTPEVSPEDAGAPLAPTPPSGAPLAVRYYPANSSLFLGDDYLIKGVAGAIFWRLLNLHLGEGRSEFSNRELRVDPALKLPELDDNLEARLILLQRRLAERSRDIVLEKCGRGRLRLLLRRPVLLQEIAAG
- a CDS encoding GFA family protein — protein: MSLQGSCQCGSVRYEIAGQFQLIGNCHCSICRKSNGAAYVTWGIIDPEQFRWTAGQDCIESYPSSPDRYRCFCRKCGASLASGHAGRVSEIVLATVDGDPGARPREHIFVGSKAIWHEITDDLPQHTEWPPGMDA